One stretch of Roseovarius mucosus DNA includes these proteins:
- a CDS encoding trypsin-like serine peptidase, whose amino-acid sequence MTGWRTGLAALVALMLCPSGAMAQTSGLIRLTDRDDLFGWEAVGRVDLGRDGYCTGVLIAPDQVLTAAHCVYDRAQRAIGADVIQFRAGLRDGVVIAESGVARYVVAPGYDPAAGMQAENVRRDVALLQLSAPIPAALAAPFHLAGTLAPGQRVSVVSYGRDRDKAPSWQRECGLLWRSQGVMGFDCAVINGSSGAPVFARDGGRARILSLVSGGNWDGGESRAYGMDLPEIVAQLKQDLRAAASRPLAANPGFRRVTVGGDAAASGAKFARP is encoded by the coding sequence ATGACAGGCTGGCGCACTGGCCTTGCGGCGCTGGTTGCCCTGATGCTGTGCCCGTCGGGTGCGATGGCGCAGACGAGTGGCCTTATTCGGTTGACGGACCGCGATGACCTGTTCGGCTGGGAGGCGGTGGGGCGTGTCGATCTTGGGCGTGATGGTTATTGCACAGGCGTTCTGATCGCCCCTGACCAAGTGCTGACGGCAGCGCATTGTGTCTATGATCGCGCCCAGCGTGCTATCGGCGCTGACGTCATTCAGTTTCGCGCTGGTCTGCGCGATGGTGTTGTGATCGCGGAGTCTGGCGTGGCCCGCTATGTGGTTGCCCCGGGATATGATCCGGCGGCGGGTATGCAGGCCGAGAACGTCCGGCGCGATGTCGCACTCTTGCAGTTATCCGCGCCCATTCCCGCAGCCCTAGCTGCGCCCTTTCACCTTGCGGGCACCCTCGCACCCGGTCAGCGCGTGAGCGTTGTCTCTTATGGCCGCGACCGCGACAAGGCCCCGTCATGGCAGCGCGAATGCGGTCTTTTGTGGCGGTCCCAGGGGGTGATGGGGTTTGACTGCGCGGTGATCAACGGTTCATCCGGTGCGCCGGTTTTTGCGCGGGATGGTGGGCGGGCGCGTATCCTGTCGTTGGTCAGCGGTGGCAATTGGGACGGGGGCGAAAGCCGCGCCTATGGTATGGACCTGCCCGAGATTGTGGCGCAGCTGAAACAGGATCTGCGTGCGGCGGCCTCGCGCCCCCTCGCGGCGAATCCGGGGTTTCGGCGCGTGACGGTAGGCGGGGATGCGGCGGCATCCGGGGCGAAATTCGCGCGGCCCTAA
- a CDS encoding trypsin-like serine peptidase, with protein MLRIITFLLSVCAAGAALSQDSRLQRLDVGDEARDWEAVGRLELARRGFCTGALVAPDLVLTAAHCLFDKETGARIDPARIEFMAGWRNGRAAAYRSVRRAVTHPDYAPAADVTAERVRNDVALLELHHPINNTRVTPFETDERPRKGQKIGVVSYARDRSEAPSLQNICEVLARQDGVLVMSCDVDFGSSGAPIFSFEGGVPRIVSVVSAMAEVEGRKVSLGTQLTDPLRVLQDALDGGAGVFQEAAPKMFTSGIRRDTGAKFAKP; from the coding sequence ATGCTGCGTATCATCACCTTTCTCTTGTCGGTCTGTGCGGCGGGTGCGGCGCTATCGCAGGATAGCCGCCTGCAACGTCTGGATGTCGGCGACGAGGCCCGCGACTGGGAGGCCGTGGGGCGGCTGGAATTGGCCCGGCGCGGATTTTGCACCGGGGCGCTGGTGGCACCCGATCTGGTGCTGACGGCGGCGCATTGCCTGTTTGACAAGGAAACTGGTGCGCGGATTGATCCTGCACGGATCGAATTCATGGCCGGGTGGCGCAATGGGCGCGCGGCGGCCTATCGCTCTGTTCGGCGCGCGGTGACGCATCCCGATTATGCACCGGCTGCTGATGTGACTGCAGAGCGCGTGCGCAATGACGTGGCGCTGCTCGAATTGCATCACCCGATCAACAACACGCGCGTCACCCCGTTCGAGACGGATGAGCGCCCGCGCAAGGGGCAGAAAATTGGCGTGGTCAGCTATGCCCGCGACCGATCAGAGGCCCCATCCCTGCAAAACATCTGCGAAGTTCTGGCGCGTCAGGATGGTGTTCTTGTGATGTCATGCGATGTCGATTTCGGATCGAGCGGCGCGCCGATCTTTAGCTTTGAGGGCGGTGTGCCGCGCATTGTTTCGGTTGTCTCAGCCATGGCCGAGGTAGAGGGGCGCAAGGTGTCGCTTGGCACGCAGTTGACCGATCCGCTTCGGGTGCTGCAAGACGCCCTTGATGGTGGCGCTGGCGTGTTTCAGGAGGCCGCACCCAAGATGTTCACCTCGGGTATTCGCCGCGATACTGGCGCGAAATTCGCCAAGCCATGA
- the glcF gene encoding glycolate oxidase subunit GlcF gives MKTEFTAEQLENPKIARANEILRSCVHCGFCTATCPTYQVLGDELDSPRGRIYLIKDMLENDRVPDAKTVKHIDRCLSCLACMTTCPSGVHYMHLVDQAREYIEERYKRPLGDRALRWILARILPYPMRFRVALLGAKIGRPFARLMPDARLRAMLEMAPKQVPPVSRNDDPQTFAAQGTRKKRVALMTGCAQKALNTDINDATIRLLTRLGCEVVVAEGAGCCGALTHHMGKTDESHATAAKNIKAWAREMDGAGLDAIVINTSGCGTTVKDYGHMFRHEALAADAARVSAIAMDVSEILMKLDLPQGADKEMVIAYHAACSLQHGQKIKTYPKDLLKRAGFAVVEPADSHLCCGSAGTYNLMQPEISKQLKARKVRTLEAKNPDVIAAGNIGCMMQIGSGTGIPVVHTVELLDWATGGPKPPAMNRAAQGMTGVPILR, from the coding sequence ATGAAAACTGAATTCACCGCCGAACAGCTTGAAAATCCCAAGATTGCCCGCGCCAATGAGATTTTGCGCTCTTGCGTGCATTGCGGGTTTTGCACCGCCACGTGCCCGACCTATCAGGTTCTGGGCGATGAGTTGGACAGCCCGAGAGGGCGCATTTACCTTATCAAGGACATGCTGGAAAATGACCGCGTGCCGGATGCCAAGACGGTCAAGCATATTGATCGCTGCCTGTCCTGTCTGGCCTGCATGACCACCTGCCCCTCTGGCGTGCATTATATGCATCTGGTGGATCAGGCGCGCGAATATATCGAAGAGCGCTATAAGCGGCCCTTGGGGGATCGTGCGCTGCGCTGGATTTTGGCGCGTATCCTGCCCTATCCGATGCGATTTCGGGTGGCGCTGTTGGGGGCCAAGATCGGGCGGCCCTTTGCGCGGCTGATGCCTGATGCGCGGCTGCGCGCGATGCTGGAAATGGCCCCAAAGCAGGTGCCGCCCGTAAGCCGCAATGACGATCCGCAAACCTTTGCCGCGCAAGGTACGCGCAAAAAGCGGGTGGCGTTGATGACGGGTTGTGCGCAAAAGGCGCTCAACACCGATATCAACGATGCCACGATCCGGTTGCTCACGCGGCTGGGATGCGAGGTGGTGGTGGCTGAGGGCGCCGGCTGTTGTGGGGCGCTGACGCATCATATGGGAAAAACCGACGAGAGCCACGCGACGGCAGCCAAGAACATCAAAGCTTGGGCGCGTGAGATGGATGGGGCTGGCCTTGACGCCATCGTCATCAACACCAGCGGTTGCGGCACCACGGTCAAGGATTACGGCCATATGTTCCGGCATGAGGCGCTGGCAGCAGACGCCGCGCGCGTGAGCGCGATTGCCATGGATGTGAGCGAAATCCTGATGAAGCTCGATCTGCCGCAAGGCGCGGATAAGGAGATGGTCATCGCCTATCACGCCGCCTGTTCGCTGCAACATGGCCAAAAGATCAAGACCTATCCCAAGGATCTGCTCAAGCGGGCCGGGTTCGCGGTTGTGGAACCGGCAGACAGTCATCTTTGCTGTGGGTCGGCGGGCACTTATAACCTGATGCAGCCCGAGATTTCCAAGCAACTCAAGGCGCGCAAGGTGCGCACGCTGGAGGCCAAGAACCCGGACGTAATCGCCGCAGGCAACATCGGTTGCATGATGCAAATCGGTTCAGGGACGGGTATTCCGGTGGTCCACACGGTCGAGTTGCTGGATTGGGCCACGGGGGGACCAAAGCCGCCCGCCATGAACCGCGCGGCCCAAGGCATGACCGGGGTTCCGATCCTGCGCTGA
- the glcE gene encoding glycolate oxidase subunit GlcE encodes MTPKTEADLAEIIRGAEGPLRIEGGGTRPIGALSNGARLSTAGLSGITLYEPGALTLVAQAGTPLAEIEAALDAEGQRLAFEPMDHRGLLGTQGTPTIGGVVAANVSGPRRIQAGACRDFLLGVRFVDGRGQIVKNGGRVMKNVTGYDLVKLMAGSYGTLGVLTEVALKVLPRPRSMGMLRIEGLSDAVAVTALCRALASPYEVTGAVHLQASPEGVPLTMIRLEGFENSVAYRAEALTRLLAEFGACSFEADPEKTAAAWAHIRDVGPFQGRAGDVWRLSVKPTDAPGIVADLSGGEAFYDWGGGLIWLLAAQGSGLSAAKIRSAVAARGGHATLIRGDRSQGAFHPLPGPVAALQAGLRQKFDPRQILNPGLMATGAAV; translated from the coding sequence ATGACACCCAAGACCGAAGCGGACCTGGCCGAGATCATCCGGGGTGCAGAAGGCCCATTGCGCATCGAGGGCGGTGGCACCCGACCGATTGGCGCGCTGTCCAATGGCGCACGGCTGAGCACCGCCGGCCTGAGCGGCATCACGCTCTATGAACCCGGCGCGCTGACGCTGGTGGCGCAGGCGGGCACGCCGCTTGCTGAGATCGAGGCCGCACTGGACGCCGAGGGACAGCGCCTGGCGTTTGAGCCGATGGATCACCGGGGATTGTTGGGCACCCAAGGAACACCCACAATCGGCGGTGTCGTCGCCGCCAATGTCAGCGGACCGCGCCGTATTCAGGCCGGGGCCTGCCGCGATTTCCTGCTTGGCGTGCGGTTTGTCGATGGGCGCGGGCAGATCGTCAAGAATGGGGGCCGCGTGATGAAAAACGTCACCGGCTATGATCTGGTCAAGCTGATGGCGGGCAGTTACGGCACGTTGGGTGTGCTGACCGAGGTCGCGCTCAAGGTCTTGCCGCGCCCGCGCAGCATGGGGATGCTGCGGATTGAGGGGCTGAGCGATGCCGTTGCTGTGACCGCGCTCTGCCGGGCGCTGGCGTCACCCTATGAGGTGACAGGGGCCGTGCATCTGCAAGCCAGTCCAGAGGGGGTGCCCCTGACCATGATCCGGCTGGAAGGGTTCGAGAATTCGGTGGCCTACCGCGCTGAGGCGCTGACGCGGCTTTTGGCCGAGTTCGGCGCGTGCAGCTTTGAGGCAGATCCAGAAAAGACCGCCGCGGCATGGGCACATATCCGCGATGTCGGCCCGTTTCAGGGGCGGGCGGGCGATGTCTGGCGGTTGTCGGTGAAGCCCACCGATGCGCCGGGGATCGTTGCTGATCTGAGCGGCGGCGAGGCGTTTTATGATTGGGGCGGCGGGTTGATCTGGCTGTTGGCTGCCCAAGGATCGGGGTTGAGTGCCGCGAAAATCCGCAGCGCGGTGGCCGCGCGCGGCGGCCATGCCACGCTGATCCGTGGCGACAGAAGCCAAGGCGCGTTTCACCCGTTGCCCGGCCCGGTGGCGGCCTTGCAGGCCGGGCTGCGGCAGAAATTCGATCCAAGACAGATTCTAAATCCGGGGCTGATGGCCACGGGTGCAGCCGTCTGA